AgaatttatatgggaaaatgCCGTCTGGGAATCTTTTTCACGTAGAGAAGCAGAAGAAGGAAACATCCTAAATGAACATCAATGATATCAATACTCATTTGGCATGGACAGCTGAAGAAATATATAGCAATGTAAACAAATAAATTAGGTCTAGATGCATCAAcacaaataatgaaaacttagcagagaaaaaaaaatgtatgagaAGAATTCCACTTACAACTTGAaaaaactttgattttttttaaacctaagaaGGTATTTTTGTATTATGGATACTTCAAGAATAATGAAAAGTACAGAGAATAACAATGAAGGGTTGGGTACCCACCAGTCAACACTATCAATTCACACACTTCACCACCCTTGCTTTAGATATTTTTATTGCAAGAAAATAATGTATGCATATTTGAGATTCCCCACATCATGTATTTTACACAATAttgattcttttccttcctcagCGTTAAGCACTACATTAACTTACTTGGCATTGTTTCTCTACTCTTTTtactatatttaatattattcacCACAAAATTGCattgtttgcatttttaaatgcTTTGTATAAACGGAATCATACTGAATATGTCATTTTACAATTGGCTGtcttaatgttttgttttaaattaatgcCGATACATTTAATTCTGCTTAATCTTTTTAAGTACAATAGAGTAGGTATTTCACTATGTTATTACACCAcaacttttttcttcatttcctcacTAATAGTTATTATAGTTATTGCCTCCTAGCAGTCTAtccaccaggatgctccttagaagcaaggatggcgaggcttggCTCACATCCACGTTATCAGGGGAGATCaggcttggagaaggacatcaggctttgtagagcagagggtcagcaaaagagagaaagaccctcaatgagatggactgacacagtggctccaacgatgggctcaaggataacaatgattgtgaagatggtgcaggactgggcggtgtttcattctgtcatacatagcattgctatgagttgaaactgactcaaaggcacctaacaacaacatgtatatacatatacacagatagataggtacatataaaatataaaactatgaATGCTGCTTCTGGAACGGAAAGAGAACAACAGAAAGGATTACGAAAGGTATGCTTCctgtatacatattattttgccACTTTAAAAAGAATACTTGAAGGTGTTACAGCAGAACATAAACAACTGTCAATTCTGGAAATGTGTAAGaggtggtcctttttttttttttttttcattacactGTCTGTACTgttctaattttaaatatttggtaatttTATACAGAGAAACAGACAAATTAGTGAGGTACCCAAGTCTTTCTCTCCAATTGCTTCCCTGGAGCCTCAGAGCCTGGCACAAAGTATAATACCCAAACTTTCCCAAAGATGGTATATCAAAAACCAGTTATAGGAAGATAAAGTGAAGCTCACCAACTCTCCTCCTCACCAGCAGCACAAGAATACAAGTAAACAACAAGGAATTTTCTAGCAGTCATATTTGAGAAGGGCAAATTTCTGCTCCAGAAGAAAATGATCCTTGCCATTGTAGAGGCAGAGTGAGAGAGTAGCTGAATGAATACTGCTTGATATTGCTGCAAAGATATGAGGAAATATGTCAGAAAGATGGGAGACGGTTAGGCAGGAGTCCATGGGTGAGTTGACTCTAATCATTTCATGCATGTACTCTCTTCACAGTTTCTCCTGGATGACGCTATAAGGAAACACCCATCCTAATTTCCAAACATTAACTAAGGGATTTAGGTTACCTGGCTGGCATCACTAGGAATGATGCTTGACATCTGCCCTGGATGTTGGATGCTGTAGCCAGAAGATCTGTACTCAGGGAAGGCAGAGGGACCAAGGGAGGCACCAGGCTCCTGGGCATGAAGACCATCTGTGGGCGGAGTTTCAGGTGCACTGTTCCTTGACTAGAGAAGGACTTTTGAGTGAAGTTGTCACTGGAAGACTATCTGCAACCTCTGTGTCCCTGGCGGCTCAATATCCAAAGCTCCGTTAATCACTTTTGTTGTCATTCTGATCCCAGGGCAGTGCAAATTCTGATAGACCAAGACAATCCAAgccaaccaaatccactgccatcgagtccattctgactcctagtgaccctttagtacagagtagaactgccctaagcagactgccatgtctttctcctgcagagtggatggtgggcttaaacctccagctttttggtcagcagccgagtgtttaatagctttacaaccagggctcccttaccAAGGCAATAATAAACGGGAATTCAGGAAGGCTGATTTCCTGACCCTTAGAGGCCAGGTGACTgccatttacttttcttcatctcttcctgCTCATCTCCAATTCACACACCTTGCACATCAATCTTCCCTTTTTCCATACAACTGAAAGCATGTCTATCTCATCAATGATGTTAGGAAGTCTGATTCCAATTTAAGGTGTAAAAATATAGTTTATATAGGTGAACATGttatatttataatagctaaaatatgtaaaaatgtaaatacctaggaatttatCTAAGTGTCATTGAATGTTTCCTGAACTTTAATCTTCATTCTGCGTGTTTCATAAAGCagattctaatctattctttgtgGTCAATTCTGGCTGCAAACAGTATAGACGAAACTGTTACTTCCTCTTTTGATTTTCGTATTGTTTCAATGTATATCTCTCTTTTCACTCAGGGACTATGAATTGAAACTATGGTTCTTCATTTTTAACAGAGTTGTGAGAAATCACAGTGTCACTGGCTAGGACTAGTTTGGAGGTTTATCTGTACTCAGTAAATTTGACTAAATGACAGCCATTATTTTATGGGCGAAAATGGTGCTCCAAGTTAATATTCACTTAAAaaccttttgtctttttttaaatctcaaattgtcttttatttaaatattgtaaGATCTTGCACTCTATAAGTAATGTCCCAGTGCTGTCCTGACGTACCTCCTTAGGTTGAACCTTTACTACTGTTCCCCATCAACATGTCAGTCACTTTGGTGTGAGCTAACTGCATTTAATggcacactcttttttttttttttttttcctagtccttGCTTATGGGCTGTTgtgtgtgccctttagtctcattctgttttatggacctgtctaatctttggctgaagggtgaagctcaggagtgacttcgttactgagctaaaagttgtctgggagccatagtctcCAAGTTTCTCCAATCACTGTCATTCCAGGAAGTCTGTAAACCTTTCATCTTTAAATGAATTCAATATTTTCATATATTGATCAATTTATTTTACCACATGTTAACTGTTTCCATATGAACTTTGTTAATCTATGGTTTTCTCGACAGGCcttttgaaaaaaacaaatgacATTTTAAAGTCACCCTTTGCCATCCTAACACTATTACTTCAAACACATGAAATAATAGATAAAATACAACAAGGTGTAGTGGGAGCATCTTAGAGAAGAGAGAGTGCACACACAGATggaaagagacagacagaaaaaaaaaaaaaaaaaaaaacctcaccatcATTCTGCAAATTACGATTTAAACAGCCAGGAATGAAAATCATTGTAAAACAAAAACAGGGAGCCAACAAAATCAATGATCAACATATGGAGACCAGCAGGACTATAATAGAATGAATGATGGGGAAAATAGAAACATGAGATCAAAGACGTAGTGTGAGTTTATTAGACAAACAGCCTCCTGATGATGGCAAGGGCAGATGCAGGGAGGTCACAGAAAGTGCTTTTGTAAAAATCCTAAAATGATAGTGGCTTGGATCAGGGTGATAACAGTGAAGGTGGTGAGATTTGCCTGAATTCTGGATATATTTAATCGGTATAGATAACTGGGTTTTCTGAAAGGTTGGACACAGGTTATAAGAGGAATAGAAGAATCAAAGAGGGTGCTCAATGAGAGAAAACTACTTAACACCTGAAAGAATAGAGTTGTCATTCACTGTGATAGGTAAGGTCACTGTGTGGTGCAAAAGTTtatatgctcagctactaacaaaagccttggtggttcaaatccacccagaggaatcTTAGATGCatggcctggtgatgtacttccaaaacatcagcgctactgaaaactctatggaagacagttctacttcacacatggggttgccctgagttggaatcaacttgacagtaaatgattttgttttggttttggttttcttgtttgttttcgtttttttttttttgagataggtAAGACTGTATGATGAGCAAGTAATTAGCAAAgccagattatatgaagaagaatgcagcatcaggtttggaggaagactcattaacaatccatGATATGCAGATGgtgcaaccttgtttgctgaaagctaagaggatttgaagaacttactgaagaAAATGATAGACgaaggccttcagtatggattacgtctcaacataaagaaaacaaaaatcctcacaactggatcaataagcaatattgtcataaatggagataagattgaagttgtcaaagatttcattttatttggatccacaatcaatgcccatggaagcaaaagtcaagaaattaaacgagtTATTGCATTACCACCTTTTCTACAAAACAGATCtttcaattgtttaaaaaaaaaaaaagcaagatgccatttttaggactaaggtgcatgggacccaagccatggtgctttcaattgccttatatgtgtgtgaaagttggacaatgaatgaggaagactaagAAGATCTGATACCTTTGAGttttgctgttggcaaagaatattgaatataccatggactgacagaagaattgccaaaaaaaaactgttttggaagaagtacagagaggatgctccttagaagccaggctggcaagacttcatctcacatactttggacgtgctatCAGGAGGGTCAGTccccagacaaagacatcatgcttggtaaagtagagggtccgtgaaaaagaagaccctcaacaacatggattgacagcatggctgtaaaaatgggctcaaacataacaatgattgtgaggatggtacaggattgggcagtgttttgttttgttgtacatagtgttactatgagtcagaaccaagaagacggcacctaacaacaaaaataacaacaagaagGCTGGGGGCAAGGTATACTGAGGAATAGCAAGTGGAAAGTTGGATATACAAGTCTGGGATTCAGAGGAGAATTCCTCTCTAAATATTAATTTGGGGCTCATTTGTTTTCAGATGACTTTTAAATCAATGAGTCTGGATGCTATCACAAAGGAGTGAAGTTAGCTGGAGAAGAAGAGGTCTGAGGACTGAAACAGGAGACCCTGCAGTGTTTCAAGATTAGAAAACACATTAAAGGAGACTGAGAAATAGTAGCTAGTGAGGTAGGAGTGAAACCAAAATAATGTGTGGTGTTGAAATCCAAGTGAAGAAAGTGTTTCTGTAGGTAATAAACTAAGTCAATGTGGTTGACAAATCAagtaagagagagacagaaaattaACTGACCtggattgggctggactggaCTTAATAAGGTAGATAATGCTGGTGGGTCTTCAAGAGCACCCTCCATGAATTGTTGGGGAAAAGGCCTGACTGTATTGACCTCAGGAGTAaatggaaggagaaaaattgaAAAGAGTGAGTGGAGACATGTCTTTTGAAGAGTTTTATGGTAAAGGAAGGAGATAAATGAAGATACTGCTAGGGCAAGATGAGGGGGTCCatagaggtttttttgtttgtttgtttgttttttaagatttgaGGAACTCAAATATATTGGATGCTattgaaaatgaacaaatcaaagGGAGAACCTGGTGATGCAAGTGAGACATGGGAGAATTACCAGAGTTATGTCCTAAAGTAAGCAAGAAAGATTGAACTCTATGCACAAGTGGAAGTGTTGGTCTTGGTTAAATCCAAGAGGCCACGCTtctctcaagaagaaatagaaagcaaGTAGCCATGAAtactttaaataaattaaaatcctCAATAATATAATTTGTCATGAAACACAACCTGAGATATACAGTTTTACAGGCAAGCTCTTCCAAGCACTCACTGGAGCTAATTTCAAGATTAAAGGAAGGATTTCAGAAAATATAAGTGAAGAGATATTCTTTATCTTATTTTATAAGGGCAGCACAAACTTAGCGTCCAAACCAGACCAGGTTagcacaagaaagaaaaattccaGTGTTTAAAAATTCTATGCAAGAACAATGGACAAACAATATTTACCCTGATGGCGAATGAGAGCAATGGAAAGTATTTGCCTTACTGTCTGGAGGTATAATATCTAAAATGGCATGGTTCTAGTATATGACAGGAAAATAGAACTAAGAATATCTTCATTTATATGAAGAATTATTAAGTACAGAGGAGGAATCagtcattttatttataaaatgtagcATTTcagggaataaaaacaaaaaatcgaacccattgccatcatcaattttgactcataccaacactacacaacagaatagaaccaccccatagcgttttcaagaagcagctggtggatttgagctgccaaccctttggttagcaacagagctcttaaccactgcaccaccatggcttcaTGGATGGTATCATTCAGAAAATTCTGCTGAAATCAATGTTTATCTATagggaaataaaatgaaattggatTCTCCATCACACCATATTCAAAAATTGTTCCAACAtcttttaaacacaaaagaaaaaacaatttaatGTTTATGAACCATataagaaaatatctttattaGATTGGAGGAGTTGATCAGTTCTTGAATGAGATGTAACACACACAgtccaaaagggaaaaaatagatcAATCCAACCATTTAAAATTAAGTCACTGGAAAATGAAAATCCAAAGTTGTTCTTTCAATGCAACAAAAAGAAGACAGCAGGACAAATAAATATTCAGTGAAGTATTTCCAAATGTGGCTTTGCCTACAACATAAGTATTAACTgctgataaatatttaaattaataagCTAGGATAATGACTAACACAAGTGCCCAAACGTGTGAAAGCAGAAGGAATCGAAAAAGGAGAGAGTGCTACCCTTGGAAATAAATTGTGCTGGCTCACATTCATCTAGTATATTCATTGAGTAACTTATTAGGTGGCAGGCATTGTACTAAACACTTGTAATTGTTGTAGCACTTGATCCCACCTCAGACTTTTCTAATCAGAACAGTCATTTAATCCTTTCAAGGTAATGAAATTCCTCTTACCTGCAATTAGTTTTAGAAGGGTCGTATGCCCCAACTCAGGGTGATGACATAGAGTGTGTTCCGGATGACTCCTTGAAAAGGTTATTTCTCTAATACTGAGACTGAATAAGGAGCAGTCAGTTTTCCATCCCTGGTTATTGTATCTTAAATGACCActgtgctgctgcaaccattgATGACCATCACAGGAACAGCTTTAGGAAAAAACCAGCATATGGAGCTGTGAAATGTAACCCTGTGGTTCTGGAGGCTCTGGACCTACCCTACCTCTGAaatctttgtttttatatttggtaCTCTGTGAGTTTAGACTTTTCCCTCAGTATACCTGAAAGTATCCTCACTCTTAGAGTTGAAGTATCTCAAATCTAAATGGAAAAATGTGAATGAATATAATTATGCCAAATGTATAGAAGAGTAAACTGAGCTTatggttgctgttagctgccctcgagttgattctaactcatggcgaccccatgttttGCAGAGTAGAgccactccataaggttttattagctttaaactttaaagaagcagattgccagaacttttctTCTATGGTATCTctgagtagatttgaaccaccagcatttagcagttgagtgcaaaccatttgtaccacctagggacctttcaACTGAGCTTAGAAAgctgaaataaatataaaagttCACACAGCTATTACAGAgaagaggtagaattcaaaccaAAGTGTTCTGACTCCAAATTTTCACCCTTAACCATTATAATTTCTGAACTCCTACTATTCAAAGAACTTAATCAGGTTCTCTGAATCAGTATTATTTATTTCACTCAAGCATATTCCAACAGCTTAAGCCCAAAGCATGTGATGCATTAATGAAAAGAAGATATTCTAGAGATGAGTTTCCTCAAAGCGCCCATTATGTCCTTGTTCCTTAgactgtagatgaaggggttcagcatgggtgTGACCACGGTGTACATCACTGATGCAATTGCACTCTTCCTAGAGGGTAGAGTAGCCGCAGAGCTAAGATACGCCCCAAAACCTGTCCCGTAGAACAAGGAAACAACTGAGAGGtgagatccacagggagaaaaagCTTTATACATCCCACCTATTGATGGCATTTTCAGGAGGGAGGAGACAATTTGCATGTAGGAGAAAATAATCCCAAGGAAGAGCCCACCACCCAAAATACTAGTCATAAAATATTGCAGGATGTTATTAAAGAGGGTATCAGAACAGGCAAGCTTGAGGACCTGAGGAAGTTCACAGAAAAACTGGGGGATTTCCAGGTCTATGAGGAAGGACAGATGCAGCACCATCAGACTGTGGAGCAGGGCACTCACGATGCTAATGACCAAGGAGAGTAGAATCAGCAGGCCACAGAGGTGGGGGTTCACGATGATTGTATACCTCAGAgggtgacaaatggccacataacggtcataggccattgctgCAAGGAGACAATTttccaaacaagcaaaaacaaggACAAAGCAGATCTGGGTGAGGCAGCCTGTGTAACTGATGGATTTGCTCTGAGTCTGAATGTTCACCAGCATCTTGGGGACCGTAGTggtgctgaaacagatgtcaCTGAAGGACagattggagaggaagaagtacatgggggtgtggaggtgggagtctgagctgatggccaggatgatgagcaggttcccAGCCACAGTGATCAGGTATAAGGTCAGGAACATTCCAAAGAGAAGGGGCTGCAGTTCTGGATTCTCTGAGAGGCCCAGGAGGAGGAATTCTGCTAAGCCTGTTTGGTTTTCTGATTCCATGTTTGTTGATGATTCTGACGGAAAGAATAGAATTGAGACATATAACAGATGTACAAAGATCCCTTATTTTACAGAAACACTCTAATCTGTAttgtgaaataaaattaatattataaatttttcctgtggttctctctctctgtgtctgtctttctctctcctctcctcctctttctcctctatccttttctctctccttccctctctgttcTCTTTCTTCCTACACACTCATTTCTCCCTGTCCTCCTTTCACCTCCTCTACCACATCTTTCCAAATACGTTTAAGTACCTACTCTTTCCACATTCGTCAGTTAACATGAATATAATATCAAATGGCACATATTTTTTCTTAAGAATTTTCTGAACTCTGCAAATTAGCAGGAAAACCAAAATCATAtggtattaaatatatattttagagcagtggttctcaaacttcctTGCATCAGAGTCAGCTGGATGAACTGCTAAAATGTAGATTGCTGGGCATCGCCCTCAGAGTATCAGATTCAGAAGACTGGGCATTAGGGCTCCAAAATTGTGCCTTTCCAACAAATTCCCAAATGCTGCTGCTGCTCAGCTGGGACCCACACATTGGGGACCAATATTCTGCAGACCTGGTatacttcctgaggaagaaatcatCTGGCTCATCAGTGCGCTACAAAGTAGACTGGGATTTCAAGTCCATGACTCAGACCATTTTCAGTGGGTCTTCACAATTTGTCTTTTGAATTCACTACTTTCTTTTCAACATTCCATTCTTTGGATCCTTATCACAAAACTCTTGCCTAATTGTTCTAACTAAATAGCAGTGTTAGCAGGAGTCCTTGCTTGGCACAGGAGGTTAAGCAGCTAAGGAAaatgttgaaggttcaagtctacccagtggcatctcagaagaaaggcctggtgatctacttctgaaaacccagccattgaaaaccctatggagcacagttttactgtgacacacgtggagtcaccataagtttgaattgactccatggcaactgatttgttttttgGTCCAATTAGCAGATATCATAGTAACAAATACAATAACTATTATGAACTTCTACAACAATAACACTAACACAGAGCTCTGAGTATTGGCATACAGAATTCTCAGTATTTATCTGAATTAATTTTATTCTCCCTACAGATCCATGACTTGGGTGCTTCTATCATCCTTCATTTTACCCATGATCTCAAGTACATAACGTGAGGTTAAGTTATGGATACATAATACATGATCTCATAAGAACTGGTGAAAGAATTTGAACTTAGATTGCCAGATCAGAGTGGACCTCTTACCACCGTGTGATACGACCCCTGAGTAGGACAGGATCAGGCACTGGAAGGGTCAACAGATTCCATCACTTGCCTCTTGAAAAATTCCATGTGAGTCCAACACCAAGTGCTTTCCCTGGTCTTCAAAGTCACCTACCCTCTGACCTCATAGGTAGTATCTAGCAGGTGACATTATCAAAGCAGGACCCACCCTCAGGACTTGAGGTCAGTATTGGAATATGCTCCCTAAATCTCAAGCTGTTATGGCTATTATGGCAATAAGATCCTTTTTTCTCCCAATACCTGAGATTATacgcagaacatttttttttcccctaaaacagAGGAATGAGAGGAAGAATGAAATGCATGGCGTCTTTAAATCactgaagaaaagagaaataatttgtTGGTGTGTCCTAAGTAAAATTTTAGAATAGGAAAGGCACAATCTGACAACACAGGTATCCTGTCAGGCATGTACCTACAGTAGTAGGAAGAGGGGGAGTAGAAATTTGCCAAGTCAGCCTTAAATGGAAAAAGGAACTTAAGCAAAAAagtacacctaaaaaaaaaaaaaaaaacaacccactgctgtcaagtagattttgactcaaagcgatcctataggacagagtagcactgccccctagaatttccaaggagtgcctggcagattagaactgccaaccttttggttaacagccatagcagttaaccactatgccaccagggcttctgaagtACACCTACACACCTCAAATGCCTTTATAGCTTTGAGACTTAAACATTTAATCAAAACAAATTGTCTAGTAAGGATCTTCGCATCTGGTGAGTGTATGAGGTACTTATCAGTTAAGGTATGAAGTACTTATTATTTAAGATGATCATTTCAATTGAACGAGCTAATAAGACCTTATTTTTAGAAATTCCTTATCTTATGCATATCACACAGGGCAAAGTAGGAAGTTCTGTTTAACTACTACTTACGTTTGTGCatgaaaagcaatagaaaaaaacaCCATACCGTTTTAAATTTGGAGAGCCATAACTAATCTTCATTAATAGATTACATTTCCTTTCCTTAGGTATCTTATTGAAATctgcccctcccttccttcctacctTTTTGTGGCAGATTATGGAAATAATTTATTCTTCTCTACTCAGGAGCTTGATGCATTTCCTATTCCTTTCATAGTTTGACTCATTGTCTCCATTGTACAATTAGCAGATAATGTTAGAAAAAGAGCTCTTGAGAATCAATCATGAAAAGCCATATCCTCCTTTCTTTTGTTTCCGGTTAAGCCCATCAAAGCCTGAGTCTGGCAGCCTTGGGAACTGGCTCCTATGGGAATCCCAAGGTTGTGTGCCAGGATCAACTCCAGGACACTCCCATTTCCTGTGTTAAGATGAGGTCCCTGAGAATATGATCACTGGATTctcaaaaaaaagcaagaattGATTGTATAAGTCCTGAGCACATTTATGTGTTTACCCTTTATTCTCATGAACCAATGATTCAGAAATGGTCTCTAAAGGAATCCCACGAGTGAACAGCTCATTAGGATGTTTATGTTCAGAGTAAATGCCCCTTGACAAATACTGCTTCACCAACAAGGAAACCTGGGGCCCTAAGCATGGGGTTatacaacaagcaaccctaacaaaATCAGTCATTT
This DNA window, taken from Elephas maximus indicus isolate mEleMax1 chromosome 3, mEleMax1 primary haplotype, whole genome shotgun sequence, encodes the following:
- the LOC126074047 gene encoding olfactory receptor 7G3-like translates to MESENQTGLAEFLLLGLSENPELQPLLFGMFLTLYLITVAGNLLIILAISSDSHLHTPMYFFLSNLSFSDICFSTTTVPKMLVNIQTQSKSISYTGCLTQICFVLVFACLENCLLAAMAYDRYVAICHPLRYTIIVNPHLCGLLILLSLVISIVSALLHSLMVLHLSFLIDLEIPQFFCELPQVLKLACSDTLFNNILQYFMTSILGGGLFLGIIFSYMQIVSSLLKMPSIGGMYKAFSPCGSHLSVVSLFYGTGFGAYLSSAATLPSRKSAIASVMYTVVTPMLNPFIYSLRNKDIMGALRKLISRISSFH